From the genome of Actinacidiphila yeochonensis CN732, one region includes:
- a CDS encoding PPOX class F420-dependent oxidoreductase codes for MTGLAPELRALIESGPMAHLTTVNPDGSPQVSVVWLGLDGDTLVTGHLGWYAKLRNITRDPRVVLSFDAPRTPGVFLNEYATVRAHAEVEKTDDAWDLLDRLAKVYIAPDAEFPAPRATGWIVRYGVERVGGVGPWAPARS; via the coding sequence ATGACCGGTCTCGCCCCGGAGCTGCGGGCCCTGATCGAATCCGGCCCCATGGCCCATCTGACCACGGTCAACCCCGACGGCAGCCCGCAGGTGTCCGTCGTCTGGCTCGGGCTGGACGGGGACACCCTCGTGACCGGCCACCTGGGCTGGTACGCCAAGCTCCGCAACATCACGCGCGACCCGCGGGTGGTGCTCTCCTTCGACGCCCCGCGCACGCCCGGCGTCTTCCTCAACGAGTACGCCACCGTGCGCGCGCACGCCGAGGTGGAGAAGACCGACGACGCCTGGGACCTGCTCGACCGCCTGGCGAAGGTGTACATCGCCCCGGACGCGGAGTTCCCCGCGCCCAGGGCGACCGGCTGGATCGTGCGCTACGGCGTCGAGCGGGTCGGCGGCGTCGGCCCCTGGGCGCCGGCCAGGAGCTGA
- the rplJ gene encoding 50S ribosomal protein L10 — protein MATPDKAAAVAELTDKFRSSNAAMLTEYRGLTVAQLKTLRRALGENAQYAVVKNTLTKIAANEAGISSLDDLFAGPSAVAFVTGDPVEAAKGLRDFAKENPALVIKGGVLDGKALSADEIKKLADLESREVLLAKLAGAMKAKQSQTAALFQALPSKFVRTAEALRAKLAEGEQGGAE, from the coding sequence ATGGCGACGCCCGACAAGGCTGCCGCGGTTGCAGAGCTGACGGACAAGTTCCGCAGCTCCAACGCCGCAATGCTGACCGAGTACCGCGGTCTCACCGTGGCGCAGCTGAAGACGCTGCGCCGTGCGCTCGGTGAGAACGCCCAGTACGCCGTGGTGAAGAACACGCTGACCAAGATCGCGGCCAACGAGGCCGGGATCAGCTCGCTCGACGACCTGTTCGCAGGTCCGTCGGCAGTCGCCTTCGTCACCGGTGACCCGGTCGAGGCGGCGAAGGGTCTGCGCGACTTCGCCAAGGAGAACCCCGCGCTCGTCATCAAGGGCGGTGTCCTTGACGGCAAGGCGCTGTCCGCCGACGAGATCAAGAAGCTCGCGGACCTCGAGTCCCGCGAGGTTCTGCTCGCCAAGCTGGCGGGTGCCATGAAGGCCAAGCAGTCCCAGACTGCCGCGCTCTTCCAGGCCCTGCCCTCGAAGTTCGTCCGCACCGCGGAGGCGCTTCGGGCCAAGCTCGCCGAGGGCGAGCAGGGCGGTGCCGAGTAA
- a CDS encoding response regulator transcription factor translates to MDSQEEAAGALLRGLRRNGHLATSVGTGEKALAAHGAVDLVLLDLDLPDLDGLEVCRRMRAAGDVPIITVTARGTELDRVLGLRAGSDDYVVKPYGFPELLARIEAVMRRAAPHRRAPAERPTVSHGPLLMDGDTRESLLDGRRVELTPKEFDLLYLLVSQSGGTVSRRELMRRVWGDEWSRRGRTIDTHVSSLRNKLGSRGWIVTVRGVGFRLGQP, encoded by the coding sequence GTGGACTCGCAGGAAGAGGCCGCGGGAGCGCTTCTGCGGGGGCTGCGCCGGAACGGCCACCTCGCGACGAGCGTGGGCACCGGGGAGAAGGCGCTGGCCGCGCACGGGGCCGTCGACCTGGTCCTCCTCGATCTCGACCTGCCGGATCTGGACGGGCTGGAGGTGTGCCGACGGATGCGGGCCGCCGGCGACGTCCCGATCATCACGGTCACGGCCCGCGGTACGGAACTCGACCGGGTCCTCGGACTCCGGGCCGGTTCCGACGACTACGTCGTCAAGCCGTACGGGTTCCCGGAGCTGCTGGCCCGGATCGAGGCGGTGATGCGGCGGGCCGCGCCCCACCGGCGGGCGCCGGCGGAGCGGCCGACGGTCTCCCACGGCCCGCTGCTGATGGACGGGGACACCCGCGAGTCGCTCCTCGACGGGCGCCGGGTGGAGCTGACGCCGAAGGAGTTCGACCTGCTCTACCTGCTGGTGTCCCAGTCCGGCGGCACCGTCTCGCGCCGGGAGCTGATGCGCCGGGTCTGGGGCGACGAGTGGTCGCGCCGGGGCCGCACCATCGACACCCACGTCAGCAGCCTGCGCAACAAGCTGGGTTCACGCGGTTGGATCGTCACCGTGCGCGGGGTGGGGTTCCGGCTCGGTCAGCCGTGA
- a CDS encoding IclR family transcriptional regulator, producing the protein MAATGIERIVAVVDAVAAGAVRLDDVRSATGIPYSSAHRIVGRLVAQGVLHRGADGSLAVGLRVRAWGAVPSSAPDAHANQRALHEIRDLTGESVQLYRRLDGHCVCVASAESRHGLRDTVLAGTAFPLTATAAGKVLLAWSPPASDLQGADERQLRAIRADGWCVSPQEGEPGVLGVAVPVPGPGRAAVPGPGAVPGPVPGPAAVPVADPVAGSAWSATAALAVSGPATRLRPHLARIRSTLLDNADRF; encoded by the coding sequence ATGGCTGCCACCGGAATCGAGCGGATCGTGGCTGTGGTGGACGCCGTGGCGGCCGGTGCCGTACGGCTCGACGACGTGCGCTCCGCCACCGGAATCCCCTACTCGTCCGCGCACCGGATCGTCGGCAGGCTCGTCGCGCAGGGCGTGCTGCACCGGGGTGCGGACGGCTCCCTGGCCGTCGGCCTGCGGGTACGCGCCTGGGGCGCCGTGCCGTCGTCGGCCCCGGACGCGCACGCCAACCAGCGGGCGCTGCACGAGATCCGCGACCTCACAGGGGAGAGCGTCCAGCTCTACCGGCGGCTGGACGGCCACTGCGTGTGCGTCGCCTCGGCGGAGTCCCGGCACGGCCTACGCGACACCGTGCTCGCCGGAACCGCCTTCCCGCTGACCGCGACCGCCGCCGGCAAGGTGCTGCTCGCCTGGTCGCCGCCGGCCTCCGACCTCCAGGGCGCGGACGAGCGGCAGTTGCGCGCCATCCGCGCCGACGGCTGGTGCGTCAGCCCGCAGGAGGGCGAACCCGGCGTGCTCGGCGTCGCCGTTCCCGTCCCGGGTCCCGGCCGCGCCGCCGTTCCCGGTCCCGGCGCCGTTCCCGGTCCCGTCCCCGGCCCCGCCGCCGTTCCGGTCGCCGACCCGGTCGCCGGAAGCGCCTGGTCGGCCACCGCGGCGCTGGCGGTCAGCGGCCCCGCCACCCGGCTCCGTCCGCACCTCGCCCGCATCCGCTCCACCCTGCTCGACAATGCCGACCGCTTCTGA
- a CDS encoding ACP S-malonyltransferase, protein MAGFFPGLGSRASYQGLGRSLFDAGVPAVDAVYREAAEALGFPGRPDRLLAEPGNLPAGRLERQGFVGAAVLVHSLALDAHLKDRAERTGAPVGFAAYTGESFGILTAAVAAGSLSVTDGVRIAQAFTPLMLLAATGRTGDEPFAHRMSRYLGEPGAARPLVPEPYHVVAVRTPGPDALAAVLDAVRAVYPLGDVELHKAYAAHQANLYVRVGVRAEFDRFMADFPEAETRDLKEPTVFLAHSARMRPVRHALERFFDLNRVRFAGPSVPVVANHGMSLLVGAADVRRGVLAMTDEVMASQQTCEVLTMLDLDAVVELGPGGRSARLLADNATSAPVTACTGDTAATDRMLRVFTVVDRLTARSDPAAPQHTAEVPLDDGPTPGATAPHDPGHDLLRELFALGAADPFCEDYAARTLQQLVATRHLSPERPDVPGSGGLLEIYQHTRDHRDLVDTAGGDLVTRARLKKHLTAADGGAPGTACVELRVLDAAGAERVDRLPSSRPEVLVVHFDALSRLGEEDVVRRIRHLLDTLPTALSTFNEMLAQLPAGASLTGTGRRIVQQYLLFDALARQRPALFAQTDHYLEGGDTTGWLAALAVSGAVSLADAVALSAAGADRAARGPLLDRVGAADIPLVAPDGVPVQSRNDLRQVTRAVLEDLPDAGPRRIHLGGNCRIVALGTDLGPVDAGAHATETVTIAEPDEAWRPRLNPALDRAEETAVLALTAENALVLATARSRRILSSTICAYLDIDESVVSFGKGGSESMTVFVRKRGARQVTVRKILSEALTTARWNPEGSGVMLPPFAKAKKQAEFLSALPAPVRDRFPEVHTVLERSLPAPVHPGEEGAGTYREVIYEMSYVAGEEVSRFVEKHSPPSAVVARLYEQIIRVLNDDVHAVGVVPAPGETLDVSYFRKIEDRLALCRRTAPRTFGADLLDTEAIVINGVRHLNAKALLRRFRETPAYLAVLEPAVHCLVMGDTNTENIKIGDTGPLLRAQHLIESGAPREETDAALAAITADSLGIRFLDPRAIGFKSDGSATRDDAMYDNKPWHNSLGHYDEIHFEHFTLDVDTGPGRTPRIDIAFLADNPYQRSYRVRDVVAGGATVDPRAPGGMEDWFAPVMTAALELDDPASPYLRRDPYWLVRFVFMMGQHFTAMPPFHFQKELDGTLTDTYQTQRRPVAIYCEGIKWLNWALQMLEGSRTEFLGLPVPPLPYAHR, encoded by the coding sequence GTGGCCGGGTTCTTCCCGGGCCTCGGCAGCCGCGCCTCCTACCAGGGGCTCGGCCGCTCCCTGTTCGACGCCGGCGTCCCCGCCGTCGACGCGGTCTACCGCGAGGCCGCCGAGGCGCTCGGCTTCCCCGGCCGCCCCGACCGGCTGCTGGCGGAACCGGGCAACCTGCCCGCCGGGCGGCTGGAGCGGCAGGGCTTCGTCGGCGCGGCCGTGCTGGTGCACAGCCTCGCCCTCGACGCCCACCTCAAGGACCGGGCCGAGCGCACCGGCGCGCCGGTCGGTTTCGCCGCCTACACCGGGGAGAGCTTCGGCATCCTGACCGCGGCGGTCGCCGCCGGCTCGCTGTCGGTCACCGACGGCGTGCGCATCGCCCAGGCGTTCACCCCCCTGATGCTGCTCGCGGCCACCGGCCGGACCGGCGACGAGCCCTTCGCCCACCGGATGAGCCGTTACCTGGGCGAACCCGGTGCCGCGCGGCCGTTGGTGCCCGAGCCCTACCACGTGGTGGCGGTCCGCACCCCCGGACCCGACGCGCTCGCCGCGGTGCTCGACGCGGTGCGGGCGGTCTATCCGCTCGGCGACGTCGAACTGCACAAGGCGTACGCCGCACACCAGGCGAACCTGTACGTGCGGGTCGGCGTCCGGGCGGAGTTCGACCGCTTCATGGCGGACTTCCCGGAGGCCGAGACCCGGGATCTGAAGGAGCCGACGGTCTTCCTCGCGCACTCCGCGCGGATGCGGCCGGTACGACACGCCCTGGAACGGTTCTTCGACCTCAACCGGGTCCGCTTCGCCGGGCCGTCCGTCCCGGTCGTGGCCAACCACGGCATGTCGTTGCTGGTCGGCGCGGCCGACGTGCGGCGTGGCGTCCTGGCCATGACCGACGAGGTGATGGCGTCCCAGCAGACCTGCGAGGTCCTCACCATGCTCGACCTGGACGCCGTGGTCGAGCTCGGCCCCGGCGGCCGGTCCGCCCGGCTGCTGGCGGACAACGCGACGTCCGCACCGGTCACCGCCTGCACCGGGGACACCGCGGCCACCGACCGCATGCTGCGCGTCTTCACCGTCGTGGACCGTCTGACCGCCCGGTCCGACCCCGCGGCGCCGCAGCACACCGCCGAGGTGCCCTTGGACGACGGACCCACCCCCGGCGCCACCGCCCCGCACGACCCCGGGCACGACCTGCTGCGCGAGCTGTTCGCCCTCGGCGCCGCCGACCCGTTCTGCGAGGACTACGCCGCCCGCACCCTCCAACAGCTGGTCGCCACCCGGCATCTGAGCCCGGAGCGCCCGGACGTGCCCGGTTCCGGCGGCCTGCTGGAGATCTACCAGCACACCCGCGACCACCGCGACCTCGTCGACACGGCCGGCGGCGACCTCGTCACCAGGGCGCGGCTGAAGAAGCACCTGACCGCCGCGGACGGCGGCGCCCCCGGCACCGCGTGCGTCGAGCTGCGCGTCCTCGACGCCGCGGGCGCCGAACGGGTGGACCGCCTCCCCAGCTCCCGCCCCGAGGTGCTGGTGGTGCACTTCGACGCCCTCTCCCGGCTCGGCGAGGAGGACGTGGTCCGCAGGATCCGGCACCTGCTGGACACGCTGCCGACGGCGCTGTCCACGTTCAACGAGATGCTCGCCCAACTGCCCGCCGGCGCCAGCCTGACGGGCACGGGCCGGCGGATCGTCCAGCAGTACCTGCTCTTCGACGCGCTCGCCCGGCAGCGGCCCGCGCTGTTCGCCCAGACCGACCACTACCTCGAAGGCGGCGACACCACCGGCTGGCTGGCCGCCCTCGCGGTCTCCGGCGCGGTCTCCCTGGCCGACGCGGTCGCCCTGTCCGCCGCCGGGGCGGACCGCGCCGCCCGCGGACCGCTGCTGGACCGCGTCGGGGCCGCGGACATCCCCCTGGTCGCGCCGGACGGCGTCCCGGTGCAGTCCCGCAACGACCTCCGGCAGGTCACCCGCGCGGTGCTGGAGGACCTCCCGGACGCCGGACCGCGGCGGATCCACCTGGGCGGCAACTGCCGGATCGTCGCGCTCGGCACCGACCTGGGCCCGGTCGACGCCGGCGCCCACGCGACCGAGACCGTCACCATCGCCGAACCGGACGAGGCGTGGCGGCCGCGCCTCAACCCGGCCCTGGACCGGGCCGAGGAGACGGCGGTCCTCGCCCTCACCGCGGAGAACGCGCTGGTCCTGGCGACGGCCAGGAGCCGCCGCATCCTGTCCAGCACCATCTGCGCCTACCTGGACATCGACGAGTCGGTGGTCAGCTTCGGAAAGGGCGGCAGCGAGTCGATGACCGTCTTCGTCCGCAAGCGCGGCGCACGGCAGGTGACCGTGCGGAAGATCCTCAGCGAGGCCCTCACCACCGCGCGGTGGAACCCCGAAGGCTCCGGGGTGATGCTGCCGCCCTTCGCCAAGGCGAAGAAGCAGGCGGAGTTCCTGAGCGCCCTGCCCGCGCCCGTGCGCGACCGCTTCCCCGAGGTGCACACGGTGCTGGAACGGTCCCTGCCCGCCCCGGTCCACCCGGGTGAGGAGGGAGCCGGGACGTACCGCGAGGTCATCTACGAGATGAGCTACGTCGCGGGCGAGGAGGTCAGCCGCTTCGTCGAGAAGCACTCGCCGCCCTCCGCCGTGGTCGCGCGGCTCTACGAACAGATCATCCGGGTGCTCAACGACGACGTGCACGCCGTGGGCGTGGTGCCGGCGCCCGGCGAGACCCTCGACGTCTCCTACTTCCGCAAGATCGAGGACCGCCTGGCGCTCTGCCGCAGGACCGCCCCGCGCACCTTCGGCGCGGACCTGCTCGACACCGAGGCGATCGTCATCAACGGGGTGCGCCACCTCAACGCCAAGGCACTGCTGCGGCGGTTCCGCGAGACACCGGCGTACCTCGCCGTCCTCGAACCCGCCGTCCACTGCCTGGTCATGGGCGACACCAACACCGAGAACATCAAGATCGGGGACACCGGACCGCTGCTGCGGGCCCAGCACCTCATCGAGTCCGGAGCGCCGCGCGAGGAGACCGACGCGGCCCTGGCGGCGATCACCGCGGACTCGCTCGGCATCAGGTTCCTGGACCCGCGGGCCATCGGCTTCAAGAGCGACGGCAGCGCCACCCGGGACGACGCGATGTACGACAACAAGCCGTGGCACAACTCCCTCGGGCACTACGACGAGATCCACTTCGAGCACTTCACCCTCGACGTCGACACCGGCCCGGGCCGCACCCCGCGGATCGACATCGCGTTCCTGGCCGACAACCCCTACCAGCGGTCCTACCGGGTCAGGGACGTGGTGGCCGGCGGCGCCACCGTCGACCCCCGGGCGCCGGGCGGCATGGAGGACTGGTTCGCCCCGGTGATGACCGCCGCGCTGGAACTGGACGACCCCGCCTCGCCCTACCTGCGGCGCGACCCGTACTGGCTGGTCCGGTTCGTCTTCATGATGGGCCAGCACTTCACGGCGATGCCCCCGTTCCACTTCCAGAAGGAGCTGGACGGAACCCTGACGGACACCTACCAGACGCAGCGCCGCCCGGTGGCGATCTACTGCGAGGGCATCAAGTGGCTCAACTGGGCGCTCCAGATGCTGGAGGGCTCCCGCACCGAGTTCCTCGGCCTGCCGGTGCCGCCGCTGCCGTACGCGCACCGCTGA
- a CDS encoding helix-turn-helix domain-containing protein — translation MAVPAGPTVRRLQLGSELRRSREKAGLTLAEAVEGLALSVTKLYRLENGLTALRSAAELHVLLDRYGVEGQEDVDFLTELHRDSLSRGWWSRYRGVMPRGMAMYVGLETGARAIRAWQPNAVLPLLQTERYVREMLQSAKPTEEHTTEFVERSIQLRMERKERLTRGAGGPDLWCVLDEAALRRTVGGPDVMREQYEEIIRLTALANVTVQILPLNIATYRSGTAFTLLELEAPSLTVVRTDSGDGGSNVSDKDSAIWAFARRFDALRAGALAPGETPALLRRIAAEI, via the coding sequence ATGGCGGTACCGGCTGGGCCCACCGTGCGGCGCCTGCAACTCGGCTCGGAACTGCGCCGGTCGAGAGAGAAGGCCGGGCTCACACTCGCCGAGGCGGTCGAGGGCCTGGCGCTCTCCGTCACCAAGCTCTACCGGCTGGAGAACGGCCTCACCGCGCTGAGATCCGCCGCCGAACTGCACGTCCTGCTCGACCGCTACGGCGTGGAAGGCCAGGAGGACGTCGACTTCCTCACGGAGCTCCACCGCGACTCCCTCAGCCGCGGCTGGTGGTCCCGGTACCGCGGTGTGATGCCGCGCGGCATGGCGATGTACGTCGGCCTGGAGACGGGCGCGCGGGCGATCCGCGCCTGGCAGCCGAACGCCGTCCTCCCGCTTCTCCAGACCGAGCGCTACGTCAGGGAGATGCTCCAATCCGCGAAGCCGACGGAGGAGCACACCACGGAGTTCGTCGAGCGCAGCATCCAGTTGCGGATGGAGCGCAAGGAGCGGCTCACCCGCGGGGCCGGCGGCCCGGACCTCTGGTGCGTCCTCGACGAGGCGGCTCTGCGGCGGACGGTCGGCGGCCCCGACGTCATGCGGGAGCAGTACGAGGAGATCATCCGTCTGACGGCGCTCGCCAACGTGACCGTCCAGATCCTGCCGCTGAACATCGCCACCTACCGCTCCGGCACGGCCTTCACGCTGCTGGAGCTGGAGGCCCCGAGCCTCACCGTGGTCCGGACCGACTCGGGTGACGGAGGGTCGAACGTCAGCGACAAGGACAGCGCCATCTGGGCCTTCGCCCGCAGGTTCGACGCGCTGCGGGCGGGCGCGCTCGCTCCGGGGGAGACCCCCGCCCTGCTGCGCCGGATAGCCGCGGAGATCTGA
- the rplK gene encoding 50S ribosomal protein L11, with translation MPPKKKKVTGLIKLQINAGAANPAPPVGPALGQHGVNIMEFCKAYNAATESQRGMVIPVEITVYEDRTFTFITKTPPAAKLILKAAGVEKGSGEPHKTKVAKLTRDQVREIATTKLPDLNANDLDAAEKIIAGTARSMGITVEG, from the coding sequence ATGCCTCCCAAGAAGAAGAAGGTCACGGGGCTGATCAAGCTCCAGATCAACGCCGGTGCGGCCAACCCGGCGCCGCCGGTCGGCCCGGCCCTGGGCCAGCACGGCGTGAACATCATGGAGTTCTGCAAGGCCTACAACGCCGCGACGGAGTCCCAGCGCGGCATGGTGATCCCGGTGGAGATCACGGTCTACGAAGACCGCACCTTCACCTTCATCACCAAGACCCCGCCGGCCGCGAAGCTGATCCTCAAGGCCGCGGGCGTGGAGAAGGGCTCCGGCGAGCCGCACAAGACCAAGGTCGCGAAGCTGACCCGCGACCAGGTCCGTGAGATCGCCACGACGAAGCTCCCCGACCTGAACGCCAACGACCTGGACGCCGCGGAGAAGATCATCGCGGGTACGGCTCGTTCCATGGGCATCACCGTCGAGGGCTGA
- a CDS encoding MFS transporter, with translation MPVGLIALALGGFGIGLTEFGIVGLLPDVADDFGVSESVAGYLVSGYALSVAVGALALTAALSRFDRKKVLVGLMLLFIVGNLISAIAPDYGVLMVGRVVAALCHGAFFSVGAVVAADMVDENKKASAIALMFGGLTAANVLGVPLGTFLGQQAGWRSTFWAITAIGVVTLIGVQALVPSTSGAGGVDLRRELTVFRRGQVWVSIALSVLAFGGVIGGYTYIAFTLTKVTGFSEGTVPWLLVLFGVGTFIGNFVGGRAADRSLNATLTVLMATLAVVMGVFALTAHSKVATVVMLLLMGTIGLSTAPGLQVRTMKYAQDAPSMASGANIAAFNVGNALGAWLGGLALAAGLGYISPLWVGAVLAAAGLLVVVFGSLGGRTGRGAVPDASAETADRVEAGLR, from the coding sequence ATGCCTGTCGGCCTCATCGCCCTGGCCTTAGGCGGCTTCGGCATCGGCCTCACGGAGTTCGGGATCGTGGGCCTGCTGCCCGACGTGGCCGACGACTTCGGCGTGTCGGAGTCCGTGGCCGGCTACCTGGTCTCGGGCTACGCGCTGAGCGTCGCGGTCGGCGCCCTCGCCCTCACGGCCGCACTCTCCCGCTTCGACCGCAAAAAGGTCCTGGTCGGCCTGATGCTGCTGTTCATCGTGGGCAACCTGATCTCCGCGATCGCCCCGGACTACGGCGTCCTCATGGTCGGCCGGGTGGTCGCGGCGCTCTGCCACGGAGCGTTCTTCAGCGTCGGCGCGGTGGTCGCCGCCGACATGGTGGACGAGAACAAGAAGGCGAGCGCCATCGCGCTGATGTTCGGTGGCCTGACCGCCGCGAACGTCCTGGGAGTGCCCCTCGGCACCTTCCTCGGCCAGCAGGCGGGGTGGCGCTCCACCTTCTGGGCCATCACCGCCATCGGCGTCGTCACCCTGATCGGCGTCCAGGCCCTGGTGCCCTCGACCTCGGGGGCGGGCGGCGTGGACCTGCGCCGCGAGCTCACCGTCTTCAGACGCGGCCAGGTCTGGGTCTCCATCGCGCTCAGCGTCCTCGCCTTCGGCGGCGTCATCGGCGGCTACACGTACATCGCGTTCACGCTCACCAAGGTGACCGGGTTCTCCGAAGGCACCGTGCCCTGGCTGCTGGTGCTCTTCGGCGTCGGGACGTTCATCGGCAACTTCGTCGGCGGCAGAGCCGCGGACCGGTCGCTGAACGCCACCCTGACGGTCCTCATGGCCACGCTCGCCGTGGTGATGGGCGTCTTCGCGCTCACCGCGCACAGCAAGGTCGCGACGGTCGTCATGCTGCTGCTCATGGGCACCATCGGCCTGTCCACGGCCCCAGGTCTCCAGGTGCGGACCATGAAGTACGCGCAGGACGCACCCTCGATGGCCTCCGGCGCCAACATCGCCGCCTTCAACGTCGGCAACGCGCTGGGTGCCTGGCTCGGCGGGCTCGCCCTCGCCGCCGGGCTCGGGTACATCTCCCCGCTGTGGGTCGGCGCCGTCCTGGCGGCCGCCGGTCTCCTCGTGGTGGTGTTCGGCAGCCTGGGCGGCCGGACCGGGCGCGGCGCCGTCCCGGACGCGTCGGCGGAGACGGCCGACCGGGTCGAGGCCGGCCTGCGGTAA
- the rplA gene encoding 50S ribosomal protein L1 — translation MSKRSKSLRAADAKIDRERLYAPLEAVRLAKETATTKFDSTVEVAFRLGVDPRKADQMVRGTVNLPHGTGKTARVLVFATGDRAAAAEAAGADIVGSDELIDEVAKGRLDFDAVVATPDLMGKVGRLGRVLGPRGLMPNPKTGTVTPDVAKAVTEIKGGKIEFRVDKHSNLHFIIGKVSFDDAQLVENYAAALDEILRIKPSAAKGRYIKKAAVSTTMGSGIQVDPNRTRNLLVEEDPASV, via the coding sequence GTGAGCAAGCGCAGCAAGTCTCTCCGCGCTGCGGACGCCAAGATCGACCGGGAGCGCCTCTACGCGCCCCTGGAGGCCGTCCGTCTCGCCAAGGAGACCGCGACCACCAAGTTCGACTCGACCGTCGAGGTCGCCTTCCGCCTGGGTGTGGACCCGCGCAAGGCCGATCAGATGGTCCGTGGCACCGTGAACCTCCCGCACGGCACCGGCAAGACCGCCCGGGTCCTGGTCTTCGCGACCGGTGACCGTGCCGCGGCCGCGGAAGCCGCGGGAGCCGACATCGTCGGCTCCGACGAACTGATCGACGAGGTGGCGAAGGGGCGTCTGGACTTCGACGCCGTCGTCGCCACCCCGGACCTCATGGGCAAGGTCGGCCGCCTCGGCCGCGTGCTCGGCCCCCGTGGCCTCATGCCGAACCCGAAGACCGGCACCGTCACGCCGGACGTGGCCAAGGCGGTCACGGAGATCAAGGGCGGCAAGATCGAGTTCCGCGTCGACAAGCACTCGAACCTGCACTTCATCATCGGCAAGGTGTCCTTCGACGACGCCCAGCTGGTGGAGAACTACGCGGCGGCGCTGGACGAGATCCTGCGTATCAAGCCGTCCGCGGCGAAGGGCCGGTACATCAAGAAGGCCGCCGTGTCGACGACCATGGGCTCCGGCATCCAGGTCGACCCGAACCGCACCCGCAACCTCCTCGTCGAGGAGGACCCCGCGTCGGTCTGA
- a CDS encoding LolA-like protein, whose protein sequence is MAAAASTAVVLLALAGCGSGHGSGSAAKASGAKPKAVAPARNAADVLSLVEKRTGSVHSAHIEKTVVFGTVLSEKVAADVDWAHGVRQSGTLDATSGSLARFATLLDNGEPLRIRALPTAMYMNVGAGASMFGGKHWIEYPYSSVDSLSGASDGTFQVTQGISPAQAVVAALASKDVRAVGKESVRGVPTTHYRGTVQVSQAAKELTRLTEKQAQSLRLSLSKVDATSETIDMWVSAANLPVKVVSVTDTRNGTLTSTAYYSDFGKAVTVQAPPAADTLDATALLKQAQKQAAAQKKSAATG, encoded by the coding sequence GTGGCGGCTGCCGCGTCCACCGCCGTCGTGCTGCTGGCGCTGGCGGGTTGCGGGTCCGGCCACGGCTCCGGGAGTGCGGCCAAGGCGTCCGGGGCGAAGCCGAAGGCGGTCGCGCCCGCGCGGAACGCGGCCGACGTGCTGTCGCTGGTAGAGAAGCGCACCGGCAGCGTGCACTCCGCCCACATCGAGAAGACGGTCGTCTTCGGGACGGTCCTGTCGGAGAAGGTCGCGGCCGATGTCGACTGGGCGCACGGCGTGCGGCAGTCCGGCACGCTGGACGCGACGAGCGGCTCGCTGGCCAGGTTCGCGACGCTCCTCGACAACGGAGAACCGCTGCGGATTCGCGCCCTGCCGACCGCCATGTACATGAACGTCGGAGCGGGCGCGTCGATGTTCGGCGGAAAGCACTGGATCGAGTATCCGTACTCCTCCGTGGACTCGCTGAGCGGCGCCTCCGACGGGACGTTCCAGGTCACGCAGGGCATCTCCCCGGCCCAGGCCGTGGTCGCGGCGCTGGCCTCCAAGGACGTGCGGGCCGTCGGCAAGGAGAGCGTCCGCGGTGTGCCGACCACCCACTACCGGGGCACCGTGCAGGTCTCGCAGGCCGCCAAGGAGCTGACCCGCCTCACGGAGAAGCAGGCGCAGAGCCTGCGGTTGTCCCTGAGCAAGGTCGATGCCACCAGCGAGACCATCGACATGTGGGTCTCCGCGGCCAACCTTCCGGTGAAGGTCGTCAGCGTCACCGACACCAGGAACGGCACGCTGACGTCCACCGCCTACTACTCCGACTTCGGCAAGGCCGTGACCGTCCAGGCGCCGCCGGCCGCGGACACCCTGGACGCCACCGCCCTGCTCAAGCAGGCGCAGAAGCAGGCCGCCGCGCAGAAGAAGAGCGCCGCCACCGGCTGA
- a CDS encoding ArsR/SmtB family transcription factor, producing the protein MSTQAPLAPDDLADLLDVLKALANPVRLQVLQWLREPERHFPVEPEVTDPRTVGVCVSHIQARTGLAQSTVSAYMSSLERAGLVRSTRVGKWTHYRRDEERIAAVVRRMQEGIGPLDGPAAGI; encoded by the coding sequence ATGTCGACTCAAGCCCCCCTCGCCCCCGACGACCTCGCGGACCTGCTGGACGTGCTGAAGGCGCTGGCCAACCCGGTGCGCCTGCAGGTGCTGCAGTGGCTGCGGGAGCCCGAGCGCCACTTCCCGGTCGAGCCCGAGGTCACCGATCCCCGGACGGTCGGCGTCTGCGTCAGCCACATCCAGGCCAGAACCGGTCTCGCCCAGTCCACCGTCTCGGCGTACATGTCGTCGCTGGAACGCGCCGGGCTGGTCCGCTCCACGCGCGTCGGCAAGTGGACCCACTACCGCCGGGACGAGGAGCGCATCGCCGCGGTCGTCCGGCGCATGCAGGAGGGCATCGGTCCGCTCGACGGGCCGGCCGCCGGGATCTGA